A genomic stretch from Candidatus Bathyanammoxibius amoris includes:
- a CDS encoding beta-1,3-glucanase family protein codes for MNKTFKKIINGLIPTAILVILAVVVVVLSQPVELVEAQNIPSSKLTAEGEIAPLTPTPDKLTAEGKIAPLTPTPDKLTAEGKIAPLTSTPGKLTPAGKIAAPITPTPGELTPLSNITADDAQASSSNTLSIDNQSGKVLYISVKRADNNKWLDFSTNPPTWGSTTLGPNNRHKITGSTDSISLIDPGIKSGNVFVTTFVPTGVPSLTSTQIWDFFEYNTGGIWDISAVDAVGIPMALEFKTRKTGWRDIPRDFIMGKFVNLPSPFNSPGAIIRDGGTIVRALAPTQAGNKNYLPSNTTVLDNAMDVGFPQFITNSQGLSISSGQWTFTDFSWDSSSRSLSFKANGTKFTIGGGTGKNAFSSINVISTAMTEPNNAAGRFIALIETAINRGVLYNPRLWGQNDKTFGGIAGFPWNYYQDIEGSNANQYNRYSETVHQWSINGRNYGLAHDDLYKRSSSITIPPGEPVILHIWKFTGSDGSTPITWPNHNYLTTLGIPPQVITNLGFVYVNKNQQPEYVIPDTVNNIPSVGLPQFTDIQFSKHLGKLLNIDIVNRKVLNPNDWENGAGVLITKTFFQLVFPADFGP; via the coding sequence ATGAATAAAACATTTAAAAAAATAATCAATGGATTGATACCAACTGCTATATTGGTGATTCTCGCGGTTGTAGTCGTTGTCTTGTCCCAACCTGTTGAACTGGTTGAAGCGCAAAACATACCCTCCAGCAAACTCACTGCCGAGGGCGAAATCGCTCCCCTCACGCCTACCCCCGACAAACTCACTGCCGAGGGCAAAATCGCTCCCCTCACGCCTACCCCCGACAAACTCACTGCCGAGGGCAAAATCGCTCCCCTCACGTCTACCCCCGGCAAACTCACTCCCGCCGGCAAAATCGCTGCTCCCATCACGCCTACCCCCGGCGAACTCACTCCCCTCAGCAACATCACTGCTGATGATGCACAGGCAAGTTCATCAAACACACTCAGTATAGATAATCAGTCAGGGAAAGTTCTATATATTTCTGTTAAAAGAGCTGATAATAATAAATGGCTGGATTTTTCTACAAATCCACCTACATGGGGATCTACAACACTTGGTCCCAATAATAGACACAAAATCACAGGATCAACTGACTCCATATCATTAATTGATCCTGGAATTAAGTCTGGTAATGTTTTTGTGACTACCTTCGTGCCGACAGGTGTACCCAGCTTAACTTCAACGCAGATTTGGGACTTTTTTGAATATAACACCGGCGGTATCTGGGATATCTCTGCAGTTGATGCCGTTGGCATACCTATGGCCCTGGAATTTAAAACAAGAAAAACTGGCTGGAGAGATATACCTAGAGACTTTATAATGGGAAAATTTGTAAATCTACCGTCACCATTCAACTCACCAGGGGCAATAATTAGAGATGGCGGTACTATTGTAAGGGCATTAGCTCCTACACAAGCGGGAAATAAGAACTATTTGCCAAGCAATACAACAGTACTAGATAATGCAATGGATGTCGGTTTTCCCCAGTTTATTACTAATTCACAAGGCCTTTCTATTAGTTCAGGCCAATGGACATTTACAGATTTTAGCTGGGATTCAAGTTCTAGATCTCTGTCATTTAAAGCTAATGGTACAAAATTTACAATAGGTGGAGGAACAGGAAAAAATGCTTTTTCAAGTATAAATGTAATATCTACTGCAATGACAGAACCTAATAACGCAGCTGGAAGATTTATTGCTCTCATTGAGACTGCAATCAACAGAGGTGTTCTATATAATCCGCGACTGTGGGGCCAGAATGACAAAACATTTGGAGGAATTGCAGGATTTCCATGGAATTACTACCAGGACATTGAAGGCAGCAATGCCAATCAGTATAACCGTTATTCAGAAACAGTACATCAATGGAGTATTAACGGAAGGAATTACGGATTGGCCCACGACGATCTTTATAAGAGAAGTTCATCGATAACAATTCCTCCAGGTGAACCTGTAATTTTACATATATGGAAGTTCACAGGATCAGATGGTTCAACACCTATAACATGGCCAAACCATAACTACCTGACAACATTAGGAATACCTCCGCAAGTAATAACCAATCTAGGATTTGTATATGTCAATAAGAACCAACAACCCGAGTATGTAATTCCTGATACTGTAAATAATATTCCATCTGTAGGACTACCTCAATTTACAGATATTCAATTTTCGAAACATCTAGGTAAATTATTAAATATCGATATAGTTAATAGAAAAGTTCTAAATCCAAACGACTGGGAAAACGGAGCCGGTGTGCTTATTACAAAAACGTTCTTCCAGCTTGTATTTCCCGCAGACTTTGGGCCTTAA
- the cobD gene encoding threonine-phosphate decarboxylase CobD: MTHIFDGHGGKIAQACAAYGLKADEIIDFSANINPLGYSPDLPKKIALEFGAILHYPDINVSSLRSAIAGKIHHKEEQVLVGNGSTEFIYLIPRALRPDTGLVFEPTYSDYARALRNSGARVKEVMCDEETFKCDFNHPALAGAEMGGGTVVTYLCNPNNPTGYLTRRDEILSLAGRLPSMYIVIDEAFMDFVEGNDDFSVLPDAGGVRNIIVLRSMTKFHGFPGLRLGYMVAHPEVIERIKAVKEPWTVNTLAQVAGLAALEDRRHITRSREFVSAEKDFLYQELLEIDGLKPLRPSVNFILVKITDEGLTARELQEALIRMGILIRDCSNFKGLGNRHFRVAVRNREENMRLLSCLETVLKGLAVK, translated from the coding sequence GTGACACATATTTTTGACGGCCACGGTGGCAAGATTGCCCAGGCGTGCGCGGCGTACGGGCTCAAGGCCGATGAGATTATAGATTTCAGTGCGAACATCAATCCGCTTGGTTATTCCCCTGACCTGCCGAAGAAGATTGCCCTGGAATTCGGGGCTATTCTGCATTATCCCGACATAAATGTCTCCAGCCTCAGAAGCGCAATCGCAGGGAAAATCCATCACAAAGAAGAACAGGTGCTGGTGGGGAACGGCTCGACCGAGTTTATTTATCTCATTCCGCGCGCCCTTAGACCGGATACCGGCCTGGTGTTTGAACCCACTTACAGCGACTATGCCCGCGCGCTCAGGAACTCGGGGGCGCGTGTTAAAGAAGTTATGTGTGACGAAGAGACGTTTAAATGCGACTTTAACCATCCCGCCCTCGCCGGTGCGGAGATGGGCGGAGGCACAGTTGTTACGTACCTGTGCAACCCCAACAATCCCACCGGATACCTGACAAGACGGGATGAGATATTATCACTGGCCGGGCGCCTTCCCTCAATGTATATCGTCATAGACGAGGCCTTTATGGACTTTGTGGAGGGGAATGACGACTTCAGCGTACTTCCTGACGCCGGCGGGGTGAGAAACATCATCGTCCTGCGTTCCATGACAAAGTTCCATGGGTTCCCGGGGCTCAGGCTGGGTTACATGGTGGCACATCCGGAGGTGATAGAACGAATCAAGGCGGTCAAGGAACCCTGGACGGTAAACACATTGGCGCAGGTTGCGGGACTGGCGGCCCTGGAGGATAGACGCCACATAACCAGGAGCAGGGAATTTGTATCCGCCGAAAAGGATTTTTTGTATCAGGAGCTTTTAGAAATAGACGGTCTCAAACCGCTGCGTCCAAGCGTGAACTTTATCCTCGTCAAAATAACCGATGAAGGCCTTACGGCACGGGAGCTTCAGGAGGCCCTTATCAGGATGGGGATACTCATCCGGGATTGCTCCAATTTCAAGGGGCTGGGTAACAGGCACTTTCGTGTGGCGGTCAGGAACCGTGAAGAGAATATGCGGCTGCTGTCCTGCCTTGAAACCGTCCTCAAGGGGTTAGCGGTAAAATGA
- a CDS encoding cobyric acid synthase — protein MSARAIMIQGTGSSVGKSLIASALCRIFKRDGHRVAPFKAQNMALNSYVTRDGGEMGRAQVVQAEAAGIEPSVEMNPILLKPTADTGSQVIVMGRAIGNMTAKEYFAARGEMLNTVTGAYKTLSERYDIIVIEGAGSPAEINLKNNDIVNMKVAELTGAPVLLVTDVDRGGAFAWIVGTLELLREDERARLGGFIFNKFRGDPALIKDGLEMLESRTGLPVLGLIPYLRDIGLDEEDSVWLDDRRNTGKGGRNGDDVDVAVIRLPRLSNFTDFNILGKEKGVGLRYVDDPATLGQPDLIILPGTKSTIKDLQYIRKKGLAQAITSRARNGAMVMGICGGYQMLGTGIEDAGLVESNQNYTEGLNLLDVSTRFLKDKQTFQVKAVMDEHGPLPFQVDGVLSGYEIHMGDSECRSKPLLRIIERGGRPVDIADGAVSADGRVIGTYLHGLFDNDEFRRQLINYLRGTNGVAQEDSEIQLSSQALKEEAYDRLADVVRDNLRMDVIYKMLEAKRS, from the coding sequence ATGAGCGCCAGAGCGATAATGATACAGGGGACGGGTTCGAGCGTCGGTAAGAGCCTGATAGCAAGCGCGCTGTGCCGTATATTTAAAAGAGACGGCCACAGGGTCGCCCCCTTCAAGGCCCAGAACATGGCCCTGAATTCTTACGTGACCCGCGACGGCGGCGAGATGGGGAGGGCACAGGTGGTTCAGGCCGAGGCCGCCGGCATTGAGCCGTCAGTAGAGATGAACCCCATCCTGCTGAAGCCCACGGCCGATACGGGTTCACAGGTAATTGTTATGGGCAGGGCGATAGGGAATATGACGGCAAAGGAGTACTTCGCCGCAAGGGGAGAGATGCTCAATACGGTTACCGGGGCATATAAGACCCTGAGTGAAAGATACGACATTATAGTGATAGAAGGCGCGGGCAGCCCTGCGGAGATAAACCTGAAAAACAACGATATAGTGAATATGAAGGTGGCAGAGCTGACCGGCGCACCTGTATTGCTGGTGACGGATGTGGACAGGGGCGGCGCGTTTGCCTGGATAGTGGGCACGCTTGAACTGCTTCGGGAGGACGAGAGGGCCAGGCTAGGCGGCTTTATCTTTAACAAGTTCCGCGGTGACCCTGCGCTCATCAAAGACGGGCTGGAGATGCTCGAATCACGAACGGGCCTTCCCGTTTTAGGGCTCATACCGTACCTGAGGGATATTGGTCTGGACGAGGAAGACTCCGTCTGGCTGGATGACCGCCGTAATACCGGTAAAGGCGGACGGAACGGGGACGACGTTGACGTCGCGGTTATCAGGCTGCCCAGGCTCTCTAACTTCACAGACTTCAATATCCTGGGAAAAGAGAAAGGCGTGGGGCTAAGATACGTGGATGACCCGGCGACACTTGGCCAGCCGGATTTAATAATCCTGCCAGGCACGAAGAGCACGATTAAGGACCTTCAATATATAAGGAAAAAAGGTCTGGCACAGGCAATAACCAGCCGTGCCCGTAACGGTGCGATGGTAATGGGCATCTGCGGCGGGTATCAGATGCTCGGCACGGGTATTGAAGATGCGGGGCTTGTGGAGTCCAATCAAAACTACACCGAGGGACTTAATCTCCTCGACGTCTCTACCAGATTTTTGAAGGATAAGCAGACCTTTCAGGTCAAGGCCGTTATGGACGAGCATGGCCCCCTCCCGTTCCAGGTGGACGGTGTGCTCAGCGGTTACGAGATTCACATGGGAGACTCGGAATGCCGCAGTAAACCGCTGCTCAGGATAATAGAGCGCGGCGGCAGGCCGGTTGATATCGCTGACGGCGCGGTGTCGGCCGACGGCCGGGTGATTGGCACGTACCTGCATGGACTCTTCGATAATGACGAATTCCGCCGCCAGTTAATTAACTATCTGAGGGGCACGAACGGCGTGGCGCAAGAAGACAGCGAAATACAGTTGTCCTCACAGGCCCTGAAAGAGGAGGCGTACGACCGGTTGGCCGACGTCGTGCGGGATAATCTTAGGATGGACGTTATCTACAAGATGCTGGAGGCGAAGCGTTCCTGA
- the cbiB gene encoding adenosylcobinamide-phosphate synthase CbiB produces the protein MLEAATLPLLVAFIIDLVIGDPRGMPHPVRAIGRVIEWAESPLRRLPSERLSGIILTVSVVSATYFLTSWVLSTSSHYGLMLYFIVASITIYFTISVKSLADEARAVISALETGDIIKARQRLSRIVGRDTEDLDESQVVRACVESVAEGTVDGVISPIFYAALGGPAAAMAYKAVNTLDSMVGYRNDRYLRFGWASARLDDLANYVPARISLRLIAISSCICGKPFWDCICIATRDGRRHPSINSGIPEAAFAGALGVQLGGPSTYGGVVSDKPLIGEPKNALNIDRIKEAVNVAYVASFLALGLGLTLSAIVVIV, from the coding sequence ATGCTAGAGGCAGCGACGCTCCCGCTACTGGTGGCCTTTATAATTGACCTGGTTATTGGAGATCCGCGTGGCATGCCCCATCCGGTCAGGGCCATCGGCAGGGTAATAGAATGGGCCGAATCTCCTCTGCGCAGGCTGCCCTCGGAGAGGCTTTCGGGTATTATCCTGACCGTCTCCGTAGTGTCGGCCACGTATTTCTTAACCTCCTGGGTGTTATCCACGTCCAGCCATTACGGTCTGATGTTGTATTTCATTGTCGCCAGCATCACGATTTATTTTACAATATCGGTGAAGTCACTTGCGGACGAGGCGAGGGCCGTCATCTCGGCGCTGGAGACGGGAGACATAATTAAGGCCCGGCAGAGGCTTTCCCGTATAGTGGGCAGGGATACAGAAGACCTTGACGAGTCACAGGTGGTCAGGGCCTGCGTGGAGAGCGTGGCAGAGGGCACCGTAGACGGGGTCATATCACCCATCTTCTACGCCGCACTCGGAGGACCCGCCGCGGCCATGGCGTATAAGGCGGTAAACACGCTTGACTCTATGGTGGGGTACCGCAACGATAGATATCTGAGATTCGGCTGGGCATCAGCCCGCCTGGATGACCTCGCAAACTACGTACCCGCACGGATTTCTCTCCGGCTGATTGCCATAAGTTCTTGTATATGCGGTAAACCGTTTTGGGACTGCATATGCATAGCCACGAGGGACGGACGCAGACATCCCAGCATAAACAGCGGCATACCTGAGGCGGCGTTCGCGGGGGCGTTGGGTGTACAGCTTGGCGGGCCGAGCACCTACGGGGGCGTAGTGTCCGATAAGCCCCTTATTGGTGAGCCGAAGAACGCGCTTAATATTGATAGGATTAAAGAGGCCGTAAACGTGGCCTATGTGGCCTCCTTTCTGGCGCTTGGGTTGGGACTTACGTTAAGTGCCATTGTCGTCATAGTCTAG
- a CDS encoding cobyrinate a,c-diamide synthase yields MSRLPRILIAGTHSGAGKTTFTLALMAGLRKRGLSVQGFKTGPDYIDPSHHTAVTGRPSHNLDTWMMGGDACLESFSRAASDADVSVIEGVMGLYDGHRDGSGTGSTAEMARLLRAPVILLVDARGLAQSVAALVMGYKEFNRETPLAGVILNNVSGKKHLEFLKAPIEGHCDLPVLGYMERDRGLTIPERHLGLIPHSGGAVDAAFYAGLAELLGGVDVERIVDIAGSAPEIPSPAVETPCRPGDRVPVRMALARDQAFSFYYEDNLRLLRQFGAELIPFSPLKDRTLPPDIDAIYIGGGFPELYAGELESNGAMREAMRAAAGDGVVIYGECGGMMYLLERLIDFEGSSFKMSGILPGTSQMTSRRQDLGYVSVKSRNDNILCKRGETFRGHVFHWSTLKDIPESTKFAYEISKPGEEGKPDGILGDNILASYTHTHFAGRPEMVLRLLTSAKRANKV; encoded by the coding sequence ATGTCAAGACTCCCCCGGATACTGATAGCCGGCACGCACAGCGGGGCTGGTAAGACCACGTTCACGCTGGCCCTTATGGCGGGGTTGAGGAAGAGGGGCCTCAGTGTCCAGGGGTTCAAGACAGGGCCTGATTATATAGACCCAAGCCACCACACCGCCGTCACCGGAAGGCCGTCGCACAATCTCGACACCTGGATGATGGGTGGTGACGCCTGCCTGGAGAGCTTTTCGCGTGCGGCGTCAGATGCAGACGTATCCGTCATTGAGGGTGTTATGGGACTCTATGACGGGCACAGGGACGGCTCCGGCACGGGCAGCACGGCCGAGATGGCAAGGCTCTTGCGCGCGCCGGTTATCCTGCTGGTGGATGCCAGAGGTCTGGCGCAGAGCGTTGCCGCCCTGGTCATGGGGTATAAGGAGTTTAACCGGGAGACCCCCCTCGCCGGTGTCATACTGAACAACGTTTCCGGTAAAAAACACCTCGAATTCCTTAAGGCCCCCATTGAAGGGCACTGCGACCTGCCTGTACTCGGCTATATGGAAAGAGACAGAGGGTTGACCATACCGGAGAGACATCTTGGCCTCATACCTCACAGCGGGGGCGCGGTCGACGCCGCTTTCTACGCGGGGTTGGCGGAGCTACTGGGAGGTGTGGACGTTGAACGCATCGTGGATATCGCAGGCTCGGCCCCGGAGATACCTTCGCCTGCGGTGGAGACTCCCTGTCGTCCGGGCGACAGGGTTCCGGTTCGCATGGCCCTGGCCAGGGACCAGGCATTTAGCTTCTACTATGAGGACAACCTGAGGCTTTTGAGGCAGTTTGGGGCCGAACTCATACCGTTCAGCCCGCTCAAGGATAGGACACTTCCGCCGGACATTGACGCCATATACATAGGAGGTGGTTTTCCCGAACTCTATGCCGGAGAACTTGAATCAAACGGCGCCATGAGAGAAGCGATGCGCGCGGCCGCCGGTGACGGGGTGGTGATATACGGCGAATGTGGCGGCATGATGTACCTTCTTGAAAGACTGATTGACTTTGAGGGCAGTTCATTTAAGATGAGCGGTATACTCCCGGGCACTTCACAGATGACCAGCAGGAGACAGGACCTGGGTTATGTCAGCGTAAAATCTCGAAATGATAACATCCTCTGTAAGAGGGGGGAGACCTTCAGGGGACACGTATTCCACTGGTCAACCCTCAAAGACATACCGGAAAGCACTAAATTTGCTTATGAAATCTCTAAGCCGGGCGAGGAAGGAAAACCCGACGGGATTCTTGGAGACAATATCCTCGCGTCGTACACGCATACGCACTTCGCCGGTAGACCGGAGATGGTTCTAAGACTACTTACTTCCGCAAAGAGGGCGAACAAGGTATGA
- a CDS encoding precorrin-8X methylmutase → MKTAVVVVAHGSRAKGANKEFFGVIEGLRAMGRWDEVEPSFLQFNEPGLASAVEGVIKRGAKKVMVVPLLLFPGNHMRKDIPEEIEKQRSKHPGVEIVVTEHLGIDGRTTQMVVERIEGASDNGRAATGTKYTQLKPQEIEQESFRILSELVDLEQFPEDFRPVVQRIIHTTGDPELARTLVFHPDAVSSGIEAVRAGRPILTDVTMVQTGIDKKILSRFGVEVICRISDPEVVREAESAGSTRAAAAMRAAADAVSGGIIAIGNAPTAVMEVVRLVNEGKINPALIVGVPVGFVGAVESKEELETVPVPFITNRGRRGGSTVAVAAVNAILRMAREERP, encoded by the coding sequence ATGAAGACGGCAGTGGTGGTTGTCGCCCACGGCAGCAGGGCAAAGGGTGCCAACAAGGAATTTTTCGGCGTAATAGAGGGGTTGAGGGCCATGGGCAGGTGGGATGAGGTGGAGCCCTCTTTCCTGCAGTTTAATGAACCAGGCCTTGCCTCCGCGGTGGAGGGAGTGATTAAACGAGGCGCAAAAAAGGTAATGGTCGTCCCCCTGTTGCTTTTCCCTGGCAACCACATGCGGAAGGACATACCCGAAGAGATAGAGAAGCAGAGGTCGAAACACCCCGGCGTAGAAATAGTAGTAACAGAACACCTGGGCATTGACGGCAGGACCACCCAGATGGTGGTTGAAAGAATAGAAGGCGCGAGCGATAACGGGAGGGCCGCCACGGGTACGAAATACACGCAACTGAAACCGCAAGAAATAGAGCAAGAAAGTTTCAGGATACTCAGTGAGCTGGTAGACCTGGAACAATTCCCCGAAGACTTCAGGCCCGTCGTACAGAGGATAATCCACACCACGGGAGACCCGGAACTGGCCAGGACGCTGGTATTTCATCCCGATGCGGTGAGTTCCGGCATTGAGGCCGTAAGGGCCGGCAGGCCGATTTTGACGGACGTCACCATGGTTCAGACGGGGATAGACAAAAAAATTCTTTCCCGTTTTGGTGTGGAAGTAATTTGCAGGATATCGGACCCCGAAGTGGTGCGGGAGGCCGAGTCCGCGGGAAGCACAAGGGCGGCCGCCGCAATGAGGGCCGCCGCCGACGCGGTCTCAGGGGGCATAATAGCCATTGGTAATGCCCCGACTGCCGTAATGGAGGTCGTAAGGCTTGTAAATGAGGGAAAGATAAACCCCGCCCTGATAGTTGGTGTGCCGGTCGGGTTTGTGGGCGCGGTGGAATCAAAGGAAGAGCTGGAGACGGTACCCGTACCTTTTATCACAAACCGTGGCAGGAGGGGCGGGAGTACTGTGGCCGTAGCCGCGGTAAACGCCATTTTGCGGATGGCCCGGGAGGAAAGACCCTGA
- the cbiD gene encoding cobalt-precorrin-5B (C(1))-methyltransferase CbiD, with the protein MSPGYGFTTGTCAAGAARAAALGLTTGSVPGSVEVVTPSGVVARLEVLEEEFRPGEFVRCAVRKDAGDDPDVTHGCLIVARVEQCQEDGVVINGGDGVGRVTKPGLRMPPGEAAINPVPREMIRASVSEFIPEGMGLSVTISVPGGEGIAEKTFNPRLGIIGGISIIGTTGIVRPMSQESFKTSLVCALDVAGAMGYETVVLVPGNLGEKAFQKTFKVAPEQVVQIGNYLGFMLIEARKRKFRRIILAGHPGKLAKFIRGDLDTHSMKSPPAMDAVIKILEENGLEKSIIEVVKDSPTVEGIIQQLKKCDKLFMMEHVANIIEEKARDLLGPGVETGAVLFDMQMRLTAISKGAGDWQKSLQTT; encoded by the coding sequence ATTAGTCCTGGTTACGGCTTTACTACCGGCACGTGCGCCGCGGGGGCGGCACGGGCGGCGGCGCTGGGGCTGACCACGGGTTCCGTGCCCGGCAGTGTGGAAGTGGTTACCCCTTCAGGTGTAGTCGCAAGGCTGGAGGTGCTGGAAGAAGAATTTAGACCGGGAGAGTTTGTCCGGTGTGCCGTCAGGAAAGACGCGGGAGATGACCCTGACGTTACCCACGGGTGCCTTATAGTCGCCAGGGTAGAACAATGTCAGGAAGATGGTGTCGTGATAAACGGTGGCGATGGTGTGGGCAGGGTAACCAAACCCGGGCTCCGGATGCCTCCGGGAGAAGCGGCCATAAACCCTGTACCGAGAGAGATGATAAGGGCGTCGGTAAGTGAGTTCATTCCGGAAGGTATGGGCCTCAGCGTTACCATTTCCGTACCGGGCGGGGAGGGGATAGCGGAAAAGACGTTTAATCCCAGGCTGGGCATTATAGGGGGTATCTCCATAATAGGCACAACGGGCATTGTACGTCCAATGTCACAGGAGAGTTTCAAGACTTCCCTTGTATGTGCCCTGGATGTGGCCGGGGCTATGGGTTACGAGACGGTCGTACTCGTGCCCGGGAACCTGGGGGAAAAGGCGTTTCAAAAGACGTTCAAGGTGGCTCCCGAACAGGTCGTGCAGATTGGCAATTACCTGGGGTTTATGCTCATCGAGGCAAGGAAGAGGAAATTCCGGAGGATAATACTTGCGGGCCATCCCGGCAAACTTGCCAAATTCATCCGCGGCGACCTGGATACGCACAGCATGAAGTCGCCGCCGGCCATGGACGCCGTCATCAAAATTCTTGAGGAAAATGGTCTGGAGAAGTCTATTATTGAGGTTGTCAAGGACTCTCCCACCGTAGAGGGCATAATCCAGCAGTTAAAAAAATGTGATAAACTCTTTATGATGGAGCATGTTGCAAATATAATTGAAGAGAAGGCGAGAGACCTTCTTGGCCCGGGTGTGGAGACGGGGGCGGTGCTCTTCGACATGCAGATGAGACTTACAGCTATTTCGAAAGGGGCGGGGGATTGGCAAAAAAGCCTGCAAACAACGTAG
- the cbiE gene encoding precorrin-6y C5,15-methyltransferase (decarboxylating) subunit CbiE encodes MAKKPANNVAIIGCGPGSISYMTVGALKRIKEADVVVGSRRLLNLFPEVRVEKLVLGRNYRVLLGKIERLSARKKVAVLVSGDPGFFSYAKLVVNRLGKEHCDIIPGISSVQLAFASIRQHWSDARFISLHGRKTELNSLVEAVKAHDKVAVLNDTAMSPKIVCHALKRGGVKDKKVYLCENLSLGNEKVKEYDLSSLSRANADGINVMIFVSEGCA; translated from the coding sequence TTGGCAAAAAAGCCTGCAAACAACGTAGCCATAATAGGCTGTGGTCCCGGCAGCATAAGCTATATGACGGTGGGGGCCCTCAAGCGCATCAAGGAGGCGGACGTGGTTGTGGGCAGCCGGAGACTCTTAAACCTGTTCCCAGAGGTGAGGGTCGAAAAACTCGTCCTTGGCAGAAATTACAGGGTCCTGCTGGGTAAGATAGAAAGACTCAGCGCCAGAAAGAAGGTTGCCGTGCTTGTCAGCGGTGACCCCGGCTTCTTTAGTTATGCGAAGCTGGTTGTTAACAGACTGGGAAAAGAACATTGCGATATAATACCCGGGATAAGCTCCGTTCAGCTTGCCTTCGCCTCAATAAGGCAGCACTGGAGCGATGCCCGTTTCATAAGCCTTCATGGCCGTAAGACGGAATTGAATAGCCTGGTAGAGGCCGTCAAGGCACATGACAAAGTGGCCGTCCTTAACGACACTGCAATGAGCCCGAAGATTGTATGCCATGCCCTGAAGAGGGGCGGTGTAAAAGACAAAAAGGTCTATTTGTGTGAAAACCTTTCGCTGGGAAACGAAAAGGTTAAAGAGTACGACCTCTCATCCCTCAGCAGGGCAAATGCAGACGGTATAAACGTGATGATTTTTGTCTCAGAAGGCTGCGCTTGA
- the cobI gene encoding precorrin-2 C(20)-methyltransferase, which yields MSSPTLGNFYGIGIGPGDPELLTLKALRVLKEIDVVFVPKAGIKEESMALEIVQPIINGKKVVEKVFPMIKDADKLQEFWLDAAGAIRDELSKGRNVAFLTIGDALTFSTYVYLLRCLREMIPEDNIHTIPGITSFNAAASLVNLPLAQRGEKIAVIPVSDDVEELRPVFKDFDTVVLLKVAKRLDKVITLLEETGLAGTSIFASHVGLANEYVSRDVSTLKGSGKGYMSVIIVKTHRKHSHRENTGSTRAAKGNGD from the coding sequence ATGTCCTCCCCCACGCTAGGTAATTTCTACGGCATCGGTATCGGCCCCGGAGACCCGGAGTTGCTCACCCTCAAGGCCCTGCGCGTCCTCAAGGAGATAGACGTGGTGTTCGTCCCCAAGGCGGGCATCAAAGAGGAGAGTATGGCGCTGGAGATCGTACAGCCGATAATAAACGGTAAAAAAGTGGTGGAAAAGGTCTTTCCCATGATAAAGGATGCGGATAAGCTGCAGGAGTTCTGGCTTGACGCCGCCGGGGCGATTAGGGACGAGTTGTCCAAGGGAAGGAACGTGGCCTTTCTTACGATAGGCGACGCGCTGACCTTCAGCACGTATGTATATCTACTGCGGTGCCTTAGGGAGATGATCCCTGAGGACAACATCCACACCATACCGGGTATCACGTCATTTAACGCCGCGGCAAGCCTTGTGAACCTGCCCCTCGCCCAGAGAGGCGAAAAAATCGCCGTCATACCTGTGTCTGACGACGTGGAGGAATTGAGACCCGTCTTTAAGGACTTCGACACCGTAGTCCTCCTAAAAGTGGCGAAGAGGCTGGACAAGGTAATAACGCTCCTTGAGGAGACGGGCCTTGCCGGGACGTCCATATTCGCCTCGCACGTGGGGCTTGCGAATGAGTACGTTTCACGCGACGTCAGCACGCTAAAGGGCAGCGGCAAGGGCTATATGTCCGTAATAATCGTCAAGACACACCGGAAGCATAGCCACCGTGAAAATACAGGTTCTACAAGAGCTGCGAAAGGCAATGGTGACTGA